A stretch of Crossiella cryophila DNA encodes these proteins:
- a CDS encoding ABC transporter ATP-binding protein, producing the protein MSVDVGPRLIGFRAAGRMLRPVRGHLVTGAMLSALGEAAGFAPYLAVAEIARSALTGSGGVLWWAVVGAAGAVSRLLLLALSSHLGHHADARMLHHLRRGLVRRLGVLPLGWFRAAGSGQVKKAMTDDLEDMHNLFAHSLGEILGAATAILCGLTYLLLVDWRLALVTVLVPALALLCYRVSMRSMPQHVARLITAEREVSAAAVEYGDGIAVAKTFGAGGRVLDRFHTAVREQQRAFRVWVDEVRYSSALNRVLGSELTVLAVVLAVGLPLVAAKSLPAADLLPFLVVGLVLPNALLPMIHGGIGLRTARLAAGHIDGLLTRPGLPEPAKPQRPRGHRIEFDRVSFSYDGVTNAVSDLTATCAPGTVTALVGPSGAGKSTLAALLPRFHEVTGGAIRIGGVDVREIAPAELLSLLGLVFQDVVLLRDTVTENIRIARPGATDAQVRAAAEAAQIHHVLAALPRGYDTVLDAGEGGLSGGERQRLTIARAILSEAPIVVLDEATAALDPDSEAAVQDALSALVAGRTVLVIAHRLHTIATADQILVLDEGRLVERGDHHELLAKDGLYARLWLAQRNGDQA; encoded by the coding sequence ATGAGTGTTGACGTCGGGCCGCGGTTGATCGGGTTTCGGGCGGCGGGGCGGATGTTGCGGCCGGTGCGCGGGCACCTGGTCACCGGCGCGATGTTGTCCGCGCTGGGTGAGGCGGCGGGGTTCGCGCCCTACCTCGCCGTCGCCGAGATCGCGCGGTCGGCGTTGACCGGGTCCGGCGGGGTGTTGTGGTGGGCGGTGGTGGGAGCGGCGGGGGCCGTGTCGCGGCTGCTGTTGCTGGCGTTGTCCTCGCATCTTGGGCACCACGCGGACGCGCGGATGCTGCACCACCTGCGCCGCGGCCTGGTCCGACGACTCGGGGTGCTGCCGCTGGGCTGGTTCCGCGCCGCTGGGTCCGGCCAGGTCAAGAAGGCGATGACGGATGACCTGGAGGACATGCACAACCTGTTCGCGCACTCCCTCGGCGAGATCCTCGGCGCGGCCACCGCGATCCTGTGCGGCCTGACCTACCTGCTGCTGGTGGACTGGCGGCTCGCCCTGGTCACCGTGCTGGTCCCGGCGCTCGCACTGCTCTGCTACCGGGTCTCGATGCGATCCATGCCGCAGCACGTGGCCCGGCTGATCACCGCCGAGCGCGAGGTCAGCGCGGCCGCGGTCGAGTACGGCGACGGCATCGCGGTGGCCAAGACCTTCGGCGCGGGCGGCCGGGTGCTGGACCGCTTCCACACCGCCGTGCGCGAGCAGCAGCGGGCGTTCCGGGTCTGGGTGGACGAGGTGCGGTACAGCTCCGCGCTCAACCGGGTGCTCGGCTCCGAACTGACTGTGCTCGCGGTGGTGCTGGCCGTCGGACTGCCGCTGGTGGCCGCGAAGTCGTTGCCCGCGGCGGATCTGCTGCCGTTCCTGGTGGTCGGGCTGGTACTGCCGAACGCGTTGCTGCCGATGATCCACGGCGGCATCGGCCTGCGCACCGCCCGCCTGGCCGCCGGGCACATCGACGGGCTGCTCACCCGCCCCGGACTGCCCGAACCGGCGAAACCCCAACGCCCGCGAGGACATCGGATCGAGTTCGACCGGGTCAGCTTCTCCTACGACGGCGTCACCAACGCGGTCAGCGACCTCACCGCGACCTGCGCACCGGGCACGGTCACCGCGCTGGTCGGACCCTCCGGCGCCGGGAAATCCACCCTCGCCGCACTGCTGCCGCGCTTCCACGAGGTCACCGGCGGCGCGATCCGGATCGGCGGGGTCGACGTCCGCGAGATCGCCCCGGCCGAGCTGTTGTCCTTGCTGGGACTGGTGTTCCAGGACGTGGTGCTGTTGCGGGACACGGTCACCGAGAACATCCGCATCGCCCGGCCCGGCGCCACCGACGCCCAGGTGCGCGCGGCGGCCGAGGCCGCGCAGATCCATCACGTGCTGGCCGCGTTGCCGCGGGGCTACGACACGGTGCTGGACGCGGGCGAGGGCGGTCTATCCGGTGGTGAACGGCAGCGGCTGACCATTGCCCGCGCGATCCTGTCCGAGGCCCCGATCGTGGTGCTGGACGAAGCCACCGCGGCCCTGGACCCGGACAGCGAGGCGGCCGTGCAGGACGCGCTGTCCGCACTCGTCGCCGGGCGCACCGTGCTGGTCATCGCGCACCGCCTGCACACCATCGCCACCGCCGATCAGATCCTGGTCCTGGACGAGGGCCGCCTGGTCGAACGCGGCGACCATCACGAACTCCTCGCCAAGGACGGGCTCTACGCGCGCCTGTGGCTGGCCCAGCGGAACGGAGACCAGGCATGA
- a CDS encoding ABC transporter ATP-binding protein yields MIRELHRLWPEPAPLHRFAALQAALAVLQGLLLGLLFPILRAVLRPEPDFAAATPWLLFGLAGVLLHWLLSVVATPVGFAASGELGVALRMRLMGQLTTLPLGWFTAERKGTFTRTVTSVATSVSRLCVVVGGPVITCTLVPVTVTAVTLVVDWRLGLVLLATLPVTFLLLRHCRRKTAAACADMEVAANEIAARAIEYGQAQPVLRAAGQARTGTRQLDAALTEHHRRYALALNESLLPTLSVTGVVTLGFVAVLAIGVHLLTSGALAVADTVALLVLAVRFLEPLGALAGHVHGLGALDYGLDRVRQLLRTPQLPVPANPARTLPHSGIDLVGVTHTYGPDRPALDGVTIHCPPGSTTALVGPSGSGKTTVIRLIARFLDTTEGSVRLGGLDVRDYDHADLLTHLAIVFQDVYLFDTTIEDNLRLARPAATRAELTAAARAARLDEVVDRLPQGWRTRVGEGGAQLSGGERQRVAIARAFLKQAPIVLIDEAASALDAANEAAISAAITELARDPNRTVVVIAHRPSTLAAADQVISLDAGRVVETGAPAELLGTGGAFARIHQQFSHARGWRIAARDQQGAPR; encoded by the coding sequence ATGATCCGCGAGTTGCACCGGTTGTGGCCGGAACCCGCGCCACTGCACCGTTTCGCCGCCTTGCAAGCGGCACTCGCGGTGCTCCAGGGCCTGCTGCTCGGGCTGTTGTTCCCGATCCTGCGCGCGGTGCTGCGCCCGGAACCGGACTTCGCCGCCGCCACCCCGTGGCTGCTGTTCGGCCTCGCCGGGGTGTTGTTGCACTGGCTGCTCAGCGTCGTGGCCACCCCGGTCGGTTTCGCGGCCAGCGGGGAACTCGGGGTGGCGCTGCGGATGCGGTTGATGGGGCAGCTGACCACGTTGCCGTTGGGCTGGTTCACCGCCGAGCGCAAGGGGACCTTCACCCGCACGGTGACCAGCGTGGCCACCTCGGTCTCCCGGCTGTGTGTGGTGGTCGGGGGTCCGGTGATCACCTGCACGCTGGTCCCGGTCACCGTCACCGCGGTCACCCTGGTCGTGGACTGGCGGCTCGGCCTGGTGCTGCTGGCCACCCTGCCGGTCACCTTCCTGCTGCTGCGGCACTGCCGCCGCAAGACCGCCGCCGCGTGCGCGGACATGGAGGTGGCGGCCAACGAGATCGCCGCCCGCGCCATCGAGTACGGCCAGGCCCAGCCCGTGCTGCGGGCGGCCGGTCAGGCCCGGACCGGCACCCGGCAACTGGACGCCGCGCTCACCGAGCACCACCGCCGCTATGCCCTCGCCCTCAACGAATCCCTGCTGCCCACCCTGTCCGTCACCGGCGTGGTCACCCTCGGCTTCGTGGCGGTGCTGGCCATCGGCGTGCACCTGCTCACCTCCGGCGCGCTCGCGGTCGCCGACACCGTCGCGCTGCTGGTGCTCGCGGTCCGCTTCCTGGAACCCCTTGGCGCGCTCGCCGGTCACGTGCACGGCCTGGGCGCCCTGGACTACGGCCTGGACCGGGTGCGCCAACTCCTGCGCACACCCCAGTTGCCCGTCCCAGCCAACCCGGCCCGCACGCTCCCGCACTCCGGCATCGACCTGGTCGGCGTCACCCACACCTACGGCCCGGACCGACCCGCCCTCGACGGCGTCACCATCCACTGCCCACCCGGCTCGACCACCGCGCTGGTCGGCCCGTCCGGATCCGGCAAGACCACCGTGATCCGGCTGATCGCCCGTTTCCTGGACACCACCGAGGGTTCGGTGCGCCTGGGCGGCCTGGACGTCCGCGACTACGACCACGCCGACCTGCTCACCCACCTGGCGATCGTCTTCCAGGACGTCTACCTGTTCGACACCACCATCGAGGACAACCTCCGCCTGGCCCGCCCGGCGGCCACCCGCGCCGAACTCACCGCCGCGGCCCGCGCCGCCCGGCTGGACGAGGTGGTCGACCGGCTGCCGCAGGGCTGGCGGACCCGGGTCGGCGAGGGCGGGGCGCAGCTCTCCGGCGGTGAACGGCAACGGGTGGCCATTGCCCGCGCCTTCCTCAAGCAGGCCCCGATCGTGCTCATCGACGAGGCCGCCTCCGCCCTGGACGCCGCCAACGAGGCGGCGATCAGCGCGGCCATCACCGAACTCGCCCGCGACCCGAACCGCACCGTGGTGGTCATCGCGCACCGGCCCAGCACCCTGGCCGCCGCCGACCAGGTGATCTCCCTGGACGCCGGCCGGGTGGTCGAAACCGGCGCCCCGGCGGAACTCCTCGGCACCGGCGGCGCGTTCGCCCGCATCCACCAGCAGTTCAGCCACGCCCGCGGCTGGCGCATCGCCGCCCGCGACCAGCAAGGAGCCCCTCGATGA
- a CDS encoding methyltransferase, with the protein MTAFQTVTHLLSGATRTMVVGAAARLGLPDHLNHTPRTAEDIAAACGIPAPQALRLLRALADLGLCVDGHTGFTATEAGTLLRSDVDGSLRAYALLASHPTGLEPLARLDFSLRTGRAAFPEVFGREVFEHFAADPELAALYNSAMGQPTRHIANTLPELYDFTRYTSITDVGGGNGSLLICLLHRFPALRGLVFDTQAAIPEAAEVVRQAGLSDRCGTQAGDFFTEVPRGADLFVLKWILHDWDDEQAVRILANCRAALPDHGRILIVDEVLPERGNPIQPRDPGLTDIRMMVLYGGRERTRAEFEQLCDRAGLTVTTAVRRDGVSLVEAVRSS; encoded by the coding sequence ATGACCGCCTTCCAGACCGTGACCCACCTGCTCTCCGGCGCGACCAGGACCATGGTGGTCGGCGCCGCCGCCCGCCTGGGCCTGCCCGACCACCTGAACCACACCCCGCGCACCGCCGAGGACATCGCCGCCGCCTGTGGAATCCCTGCGCCACAAGCACTCCGGCTGCTCCGGGCACTCGCCGACCTCGGCCTGTGCGTGGACGGCCACACCGGCTTCACCGCCACCGAGGCCGGCACCCTGCTCCGGTCCGATGTGGACGGTTCACTGCGCGCCTACGCCCTGCTCGCCTCCCACCCCACCGGCCTGGAACCCCTGGCCCGCCTGGACTTCAGCCTGCGCACCGGCCGCGCCGCCTTCCCGGAGGTCTTCGGCCGCGAGGTGTTCGAGCACTTCGCCGCCGACCCGGAACTGGCCGCCCTCTACAACTCCGCCATGGGCCAGCCCACCCGGCACATCGCCAACACGCTGCCCGAGCTGTACGACTTCACCCGGTACACCTCGATCACCGACGTCGGCGGCGGCAACGGCTCGCTGCTCATCTGTCTGCTGCACCGCTTCCCGGCGTTGCGGGGCCTGGTCTTCGACACCCAGGCCGCCATTCCCGAGGCCGCCGAGGTGGTCCGCCAGGCCGGGTTGAGCGACCGCTGCGGCACCCAGGCCGGTGACTTCTTCACCGAGGTCCCGCGTGGGGCGGACCTGTTCGTGCTCAAGTGGATCCTGCACGACTGGGACGACGAGCAGGCCGTCCGGATCCTGGCCAACTGCCGGGCCGCGCTGCCTGATCACGGCCGGATCCTGATCGTGGACGAGGTCCTGCCGGAACGCGGAAACCCCATCCAGCCAAGGGATCCCGGCCTGACCGACATCCGGATGATGGTGCTCTACGGCGGCCGGGAACGCACCCGCGCCGAGTTCGAACAGCTCTGCGACCGCGCCGGCCTCACGGTCACCACCGCGGTGCGCCGCGACGGGGTCAGCCTGGTCGAGGCGGTCCGTAGCAGCTGA
- a CDS encoding helix-turn-helix transcriptional regulator yields MRADRLVSLVLLLRRHGRLSATALARELEVSTRTVLRDIEALSAAGVPVYAERGRLGGFALLPGFQTELTGLNHDEALALLVAGSRRGGQAFGLGSALASAMRKVVDALPEGSLATAAGAAERLLVEPETDLLARRVEAEEVPAAVVAEVRRAVFAGHRLRIHYAAAGQAARWRTVDPIGLVTVRGQGYLLATRSGADRTYRLSRIQSAEELDEPAQRPERVDLDQAWQERSTRFRTGGDQVTVLLRLNPARRAELVGTALTVRADEAVDADGWLRVSATFQDARHAEWALWQLATNAEALTPQWLRTALRDRATAVLSCYGPPRPG; encoded by the coding sequence ATGCGGGCCGACCGGTTGGTGTCACTGGTGCTGTTGCTGCGCCGGCACGGTCGGCTGTCCGCGACCGCGCTGGCCAGGGAGCTGGAGGTGTCCACCCGCACGGTGCTGCGGGACATCGAGGCGTTGTCCGCGGCGGGTGTGCCGGTGTACGCCGAGCGCGGGCGGCTCGGCGGGTTCGCGTTGCTGCCGGGGTTCCAGACCGAACTCACCGGGCTCAACCACGACGAGGCGCTGGCACTGCTGGTGGCCGGATCGCGGCGCGGTGGGCAGGCGTTCGGGCTGGGCTCGGCGCTGGCCTCGGCCATGCGCAAGGTGGTGGACGCGCTGCCGGAGGGTTCCCTGGCCACCGCGGCCGGGGCGGCCGAGCGGCTGCTGGTCGAGCCGGAGACCGACCTGCTCGCGCGCCGGGTGGAGGCCGAGGAGGTGCCTGCGGCCGTGGTGGCCGAGGTCCGGCGCGCGGTGTTCGCCGGGCACCGGCTGCGCATCCACTACGCGGCCGCCGGCCAGGCCGCGCGGTGGCGCACGGTGGACCCGATCGGCCTGGTCACCGTGCGCGGGCAGGGTTATCTGCTGGCCACCCGGTCCGGCGCGGACCGCACCTACCGGCTGTCCCGGATCCAGTCCGCCGAGGAACTCGACGAGCCCGCCCAGCGACCGGAGCGGGTTGACCTGGACCAGGCCTGGCAGGAACGCAGCACCCGGTTCCGCACCGGCGGCGACCAGGTCACCGTGCTGCTGCGGCTGAATCCGGCGCGGCGGGCGGAACTGGTGGGCACCGCGCTGACCGTCCGCGCCGACGAGGCGGTCGACGCGGACGGCTGGCTGCGGGTGTCCGCGACCTTCCAGGACGCGCGGCACGCCGAATGGGCGCTGTGGCAGCTCGCCACGAACGCGGAAGCCCTGACCCCGCAATGGTTGCGCACCGCGCTGCGGGACCGGGCCACTGCGGTCCTCAGCTGCTACGGACCGCCTCGACCAGGCTGA
- a CDS encoding YybH family protein, with protein sequence MATEPNDLGRFFIERGNAGDVDGLVALYEPDAVLAFPPGNLATGHAEIRKVYEQFVAAAPVLAPGRQHPALVSGDLALTACTLTTGEITVEIARRQPDGTWLWAVDQPVLLP encoded by the coding sequence GTGGCCACCGAGCCGAACGACCTGGGCAGGTTCTTCATCGAGCGCGGCAACGCGGGCGATGTGGACGGCCTGGTGGCGTTGTACGAACCGGACGCCGTGCTGGCCTTCCCACCCGGCAACCTCGCCACCGGCCACGCCGAGATCCGCAAGGTGTACGAGCAGTTCGTCGCCGCCGCGCCCGTGCTCGCCCCGGGCAGGCAGCACCCGGCGCTGGTGAGCGGCGACCTGGCGCTCACCGCGTGCACGCTGACCACCGGCGAGATCACCGTGGAGATCGCCCGCCGCCAGCCGGACGGCACCTGGCTGTGGGCCGTGGACCAGCCGGTGCTGCTGCCGTAG
- a CDS encoding DUF488 domain-containing protein, translating to MTIGVYGDTAETFLRQLTGKGVGLLLDLRQRRGVRGPDYAWANSARLQQALATANIGYRHLKDLAPTTELRQLQYREDDRQGVGKRNRVTLAPAYIDGYTRQILDPFDLGGLAAELPTGSVTALFCVERDPAACHRSLVAARLLGYLASTCPTAAEPVSNSAHADCQAASPGYSSLRR from the coding sequence ATGACGATCGGCGTCTACGGCGACACGGCCGAGACCTTCCTGCGGCAACTCACCGGCAAGGGCGTGGGCCTGCTACTCGACCTCCGCCAGCGCCGCGGGGTCCGCGGCCCCGACTACGCCTGGGCGAACTCGGCCCGGCTCCAGCAGGCCCTTGCCACGGCGAACATCGGCTACCGCCACCTGAAAGACCTGGCGCCCACCACCGAACTACGCCAACTCCAGTACCGCGAGGACGACCGCCAGGGCGTCGGCAAACGCAACCGCGTCACGCTGGCACCCGCCTACATCGACGGCTACACCCGGCAGATCCTCGACCCGTTCGACCTCGGCGGGCTCGCGGCGGAACTGCCGACCGGCTCGGTGACCGCGTTGTTCTGCGTGGAGCGCGACCCGGCGGCCTGTCACCGCTCACTCGTGGCCGCGCGCCTGCTGGGCTACTTGGCTTCGACCTGTCCCACCGCAGCGGAACCGGTCAGCAACTCAGCACACGCGGACTGCCAGGCAGCGTCCCCGGGGTACAGCTCGCTGCGGAGGTAG
- a CDS encoding alpha/beta hydrolase family protein: MSAVPHPVLSISPVVLPTPDRAVDLQLRISVPAQGTGLPILLLSHGQGYSNHLSSLNGYAPLAQYWAAHGFAVIQPTHLSSRSLNLDPATPGAPLHWRSRAEDMTRILDRLDEIEAAVPHLRGRLDHTRVAVAGHSMGGHTATLLLGARITDPDTGIELDLADHRIKAGVVLAAPGRGGDALAESATELLSFVTGTDFATMTTPALVVAGDKDTSTHLTVAGADWHADPYHLAPAPKTLLTLFGAEHGLGGVSGYDVAETTDENPERVAAVQRLTWAYLRSELYPGDAAWQSACAELLTGSAAVGQVEAK; the protein is encoded by the coding sequence ATGAGTGCTGTGCCTCACCCCGTCCTGTCGATCAGCCCCGTCGTGCTGCCGACCCCCGACCGCGCCGTGGACCTCCAGCTCCGGATTTCCGTGCCCGCACAGGGAACCGGGCTGCCGATCCTGCTGCTCTCGCACGGCCAGGGCTACTCCAACCACCTCTCCTCGCTCAACGGTTACGCCCCGCTCGCCCAGTACTGGGCCGCGCACGGTTTCGCCGTCATCCAGCCCACCCACCTCAGCTCCCGCAGCCTCAACCTCGACCCCGCCACCCCCGGCGCGCCCCTGCACTGGCGGTCCAGGGCCGAGGACATGACCCGGATCCTGGACCGCCTGGACGAGATCGAGGCCGCGGTCCCACACCTGCGCGGCCGCCTGGACCACACCAGGGTCGCGGTGGCAGGCCACTCCATGGGCGGCCACACCGCCACCCTGCTGCTGGGCGCGCGGATCACCGACCCGGACACCGGCATCGAACTGGACCTGGCCGATCACCGGATCAAGGCGGGCGTGGTGCTCGCCGCACCCGGCCGCGGCGGTGACGCCCTCGCCGAGTCCGCGACCGAACTGCTCTCCTTCGTCACCGGCACCGACTTCGCCACCATGACCACCCCGGCCCTGGTGGTCGCGGGCGACAAGGACACCTCCACCCACCTCACCGTCGCGGGCGCGGACTGGCACGCCGACCCGTACCACCTGGCCCCGGCCCCGAAGACCTTGCTCACCCTCTTCGGTGCGGAACACGGCTTAGGCGGCGTCTCCGGCTACGACGTGGCCGAGACCACGGACGAGAACCCGGAGCGGGTCGCCGCGGTGCAGCGCCTCACCTGGGCCTACCTCCGCAGCGAGCTGTACCCCGGGGACGCTGCCTGGCAGTCCGCGTGTGCTGAGTTGCTGACCGGTTCCGCTGCGGTGGGACAGGTCGAAGCCAAGTAG
- a CDS encoding TetR/AcrR family transcriptional regulator: MSKPSQPEQVPARSKRADALRNQKTLLAAAAAVFITSGVDAPIREIAARAGVGMGTIYRNYPTRAELVIAVYRHQIEALVDASGDLQHSASSPFEALRLWVDRFVDFLVTKHGLADIMQPNSGHEALHSFFLDWLVPACENLLDAAEASGEIKPGIEGYELMRGIGNLCVGRDDSPLYDPRRMIELLLQGLRHQR; the protein is encoded by the coding sequence GTGTCCAAGCCCAGCCAGCCGGAGCAGGTCCCGGCGCGGAGCAAGCGGGCCGATGCCCTGCGCAACCAGAAAACGCTGCTGGCAGCCGCCGCCGCGGTGTTCATCACCTCGGGGGTGGACGCGCCGATCCGGGAGATCGCGGCCAGGGCGGGCGTCGGCATGGGCACGATCTACCGCAACTACCCGACCAGGGCGGAGCTGGTGATCGCGGTCTACCGCCACCAGATCGAGGCCCTCGTCGACGCCAGCGGAGACCTGCAGCACTCGGCCAGTTCCCCGTTCGAGGCGCTCCGGCTGTGGGTGGACCGGTTCGTGGACTTCCTGGTCACCAAGCACGGACTCGCCGACATCATGCAGCCCAACAGCGGCCACGAGGCGCTGCACTCCTTCTTCCTGGACTGGCTGGTGCCCGCCTGCGAGAACCTGCTCGACGCCGCCGAGGCATCCGGTGAGATCAAGCCCGGCATCGAGGGCTACGAGCTGATGCGGGGCATCGGCAACCTGTGCGTCGGGCGGGACGACAGCCCGCTCTACGACCCGCGCCGCATGATCGAACTGCTGCTCCAGGGCCTGCGGCACCAGCGCTAG